In a single window of the Arachis hypogaea cultivar Tifrunner chromosome 6, arahy.Tifrunner.gnm2.J5K5, whole genome shotgun sequence genome:
- the LOC112805253 gene encoding uncharacterized protein encodes MGHRRFLNQGHKYRVDRKRFDRQVESRDPPMKYYGTDVLRQQSNLQVSFGNISTLTAKRRRVSEDADQDDSVWKKRSVFFELPYWKDHMLRHNLDVMHIEKNICDNVVYTILNDIVKSKDNLKARKDLQSMGIRPELCPDEGGKYSSAIFTMSNPQKNVFLKTLQNMVFSDGYSSNIARCVDIRQRKLYGLKSHDCHILMEQLLPILVKNALPSPMKMIFPPSFFTVMVHLMVHLIDELKLGGPVHYRYLGRLKQYVRNRAQDEGSIAEGYLSEKILTFYSRYLDNTETRINRPAKPSGAVSHFALNPMEKDQVPMDSTVHSKEMKLLACGPMLQARQFGAYNVNEYKFRAITKEDGLKTQNNGVYVSSNTRSYTSMRDNRVAADTTTSRGIKEDHLGFTSVNFARPIHTGDRKEDEPYILASEAQLVYYVRDEVDQEWSVVVHVKPRNLYDMGGENEDVEATFSPQPGLNISAAGDISDLQLTMEDDIEDPVADVSDNIDYVA; translated from the exons ATGGGCCATCGCCGCTTCTTGAATCAAGGCCATAAATATAGAGTAGACCGGAAAAGATTTGACAGACAAGTTGAAAGCAGAGATCCACCGATGAAGTATTATGGAACAGATGTCTTAAGGCAGCAGTCTAACTTGCAAGTATCGTTTGGGAATATCTCAACTCTGACAGCCAAAAGAAGACGTGTTAGTGAAGATGCAGATCAAGATGACTCGGTTTGGAAAAAGAGGAGTGTGTTCTTTGAACTCCCGTACTGGAAGGATCACATGCTGCGTCATAACCTTGACGTGATGCACATAGAAAAGAACATTTGTGACAATGTAGTCTACACTATTTTAAACGACATCGTCAAATCAAAAGATAATCTTAAAGCTCGCAAAGATTTACAAAGCATGGGCATAAGGCCTGAATTGTGCCCGGACGAAGGTGGTAAATATTCTTCAGCAATCTTTACAATGTCGAATCCACAGAAGAATGTATTCCTGAAGACTCTACAGAACATGGTCTTTTCAGATGGTTACTCGAGCAATATTGCTCGTTGTGTTGACATCCGACAGCGCAAGTTGTATGGGTTGAAGAGTCACGACTGTCACATTCTAATGGAACAATTACTTccaattttggtgaaaaatgcaTTACCAAGTCCG ATGAAAATGATATTTCCTCCATCTTTCTTCACTGTCATGGTTCACCTTATGGTGCACCTCATTGATGAACTAAAACTTGGTGGTCCGGTACATTATCG GTACTTGGGACGATTGAAGCAATACGTGCGTAACAGGGCACAAGATGAAGGCTCAATTGCGGAGGGCTATTTATCCGAGAAGATTTTGACATTTTACTCCAGATATTTGGATAATACTGAGACTAGAATCAACCGTCCAGC AAAACCTTCAGGGGCTGTATCACATTTTGCACTGAACCCAATGGAAAAAGATCAG GTTCCAATGGACAGTACCGTACATTCGAAAGAAATGAAGTTGCTGGCATGTGGTCCCATGCTTCAGGCAAGACAGTTTGGGGCATACAACGTCAATGAGTATAAGTTTAGAGCTATCACAAAGGAAGACGGGctgaaaacacaaaataatggaGTTTATGTCTCATCCAATACAAGAAGTTATACCAGCATGCGTGACAACAGAGTGGCT GCTGATACAACTACGAGCAGAGGAATCAAAGAAGACCATCTGGGCTTTACGAGCGTTAATTTTGCTCGTCCGATTCACACCGGTGATCGAAAAGAGGATGAACCGTACATATTGGCATCAGAAGCTCAACTCGTGTACTATGTACGTGATGAAGTAGATCAAGAATGGAGTGTAGTGGTTCATGTAAAACCACGAAACTTGTATGACATGGGaggagagaatgaggatgttgaaGCTACTTTTTCTCCTCAGCCCGGGTTGAACATATCAGCAGCAGGTGACATCAGTGATTTACAGTTGACAATGGAAGATGATATAGAAGACCCAGTAGCAGATGTTTCTGATAACATAGATTATGTGGCATAG
- the LOC112695789 gene encoding indole-3-acetic acid-induced protein ARG2 produces MARSFANSKALSSLLQNQISKALTASRGYAATATGSVAARRGGGASSAIRSKKSSSSGEEKGEKVSWVPDPVTGYYKPENIKEIDVAELRASLLNKK; encoded by the coding sequence ATGGCACGCTCTTTCGCTAACTCCAAGGCTCTCTCATCCCTCCTTCAAAACCAAATCTCGAAGGCTCTCACCGCCTCCCGTGGCTACGCTGCCACGGCAACAGGAAGCGTAGCAGCAAGAAGGGGAGGAGGAGCGTCCAGCGCCATCAGAAGCAAGAAGTCTTCTTCTTCAGGggaagagaagggagagaaggttTCATGGGTGCCTGATCCTGTCACTGGCTACTACAAACCCGAGAACATCAAGGAGATCGACGTTGCCGAATTGCGTGCCTCCCTTCTCAACAAAAAATGa
- the LOC112695790 gene encoding U1 small nuclear ribonucleoprotein A: MSEPNAIAEIPQNMTIYINNLNEKIKLDELKKSLHAVFSQFGKILEVLAFKTLKHKGQAWVVFEDVNSASNALRQMQGFPFYDKPMKIQYAKTKSDIIAKADGTFVPREKRKRHDDKGKKRKDHVDPGLAGMGVNPAYAGAYGAAPAVSYPGGAKSMVPEAPAPPNNILFIQNLPNETTPMMLQMLFLQYPGFKEVRMVEAKPGIAFVEYGDEMQSTVAMQALQGFKITPHNPMLITYAKK, translated from the exons ATGTCTGAACCCAATGCGATCGCTGAAATCCCTCAGAACATGACCATCTACATCAACAACCTTAACGAAAAGATTAAGCTTGATG AGTTGAAGAAGTCGTTGCATGCTGTTTTCTCTCAGTTCGGGAAGATACTGGAAGTGCTAGCGTTCAAGACTCTGAAGCACAAGGGTCAAGCTTGGGTGGTGTTTGAGGATGTTAATTCTGCTTCCAATGCTCTTAGACAAATGCAAGGTTTCCCCTTCTACGATAAGCCAATG AAAATACAGTATGCAAAGACTAAATCAGATATAATAGCAAAAGCTGATGGTACCTTTGTCCCGAGAGAAAAACGGAAGAGGCATGATGACAAAG GCAAAAAACGGAAGGACCATGTTGATCCTGGTTTAGCTGGAATGGGCGTAAATCCAGCATATgctggtgcctatggtgcagctCCTGCT GTATCGTATCCAGGTGGTGCAAAATCTATGGTACCTGAGGCTCCTGCCCCACCAAACAATATTCTCTTCATTCAAAATCTACCCAATGAGACAACTCCCATGATGCTGCAAATGCTCTTTCTTCAATATCCTGGTTTCAAGGAAGTTAGGATGGTGGAAGCGAAGCCAGGAATTGCATTTGTGGAATATGGAGATGAGATGCAATCAACTGTAGCAATGCAGGCCCTACAAGGTTTCAAGATAACACCACATAACCCGATGTTGATAACTTATGCCAAGAAATAG
- the LOC112695791 gene encoding U3 small nucleolar RNA-associated protein 14 — translation MPVTKRKHRDETSHRRGHSKPSRNAKKKKKTGPRLPSSLQKQLERLNPTAPIESDQDTDSADGDAAERDLLPHDFYEYEEQQAEEESKRNKRYDPGCVDNLQLPIDRSDESEDESIQSDDDNEDDDDDDDDDDDGLKRTGGAADDDSSEEGDGRHTRMLQGITGMPSEAFEGKKKRKMKDDVIPELYPESEYNPSRDVVDGDGQISIDDLLNPLQDNPGFGKLRKRIQQIENNSKPIHAPLRTADQAKVERKVAYEISKKEVTKWQQIIQRNREAPTLLFDENVDLGFSTVGAIASEFEPRTEFERKMAALVSDDKVMEAHKKDGSRLLEMNMVSVEEEKDRQSRIAKMRSLLFRHEMKAKRIKKIKSKTYHRLLKKDRLKSEVSKIQMDPEAAKEFTMKQERLRAEERMTLKHKNQNRWAKRILTRGLNSQDEGTRAAIAEQLQRHADLTRKMHSMKDSSSSSDDSSDEDAGDSGSDQDMASKVLRKAIEKTKKVIDEDNETPKSGLLSLPFMRRGLEKRKEAVVEEANLALQEYKDSKNKLENSVGSEEPETTSISGRRVFGASKTHISDAGNKVKSDYNYGGSDSEDDIRASKNGNIETGGSNILEKDVNSDSVLIQEDTDNHQESVFKDFNEIVKNPGPKTTYEVSLFVSDTWKKAKNRNEDGTNGKKSAIAAGPVRQDIKDTVKEAEEDSDTDSEGQMVDGILTAGSNLSYELPSQEELIRQAFAGDDVEDEFDKYKMEILNEENPEPEKPVLLPGWGQWTHVQKKKGLPSWMLKEHENAQKKREEAIKKRKDARLKNVIISEKINKKAEKLHTKALPFPFTSKEAFEQSMRVPIGPEFNPATAIGPLTRPEVVKRPGVIIKPIEFEEVNPDGKPEQRGGDKHRSKKNKGSGGRSMKKTTV, via the exons ATGCCGGTAACCAAGCGGAAGCACAGGGACGAAACCAGCCACCGCAGAGGCCACTCCAAGCCCAGCAGGAAtgccaagaagaagaagaagacgggcCCTCGTTTGCCCTCCTCGTTGCAGAAGCAGCTGGAGCGCTTAAACCCTACCGCTCCCATTGAAAGCGACCAAGATACCGATTCAGCTGACGGTGACGCCGCAGAACGCGATCTTCTCCCCCATGATTTTTACGAGTATGAGGAACAACAGGCCGAGGAGGAGTCCAAGAGGAACAAGCGCTACGATCCTGGTTGCGTCGATAACCTCCAGCTCCCTATTGACCGTTCTGATGAATCCGAG GATGAGAGTATACAATCTGATGATGATaacgaggatgatgatgatgatgatgatgatgatgatgatgggttGAAAAGGACTGGAGGTGCTGCTGATGATGATTCTAGCGAGGAAGGTGATGGAAGGCATACAAGGATGTTACAAGGAATTACTGGTATGCCAAGTGAGGCTTTTGAAG gcaagaagaagaggaagatgaaagaTGATGTTATACCAGAGCTATATCCGGAGTCTGAATATAATCCTAGTCGTGATGTTGTGGATGGTGATGGACAAATTAGCATCGATGACCTTTTGAATCCTCTTCAGGATAATCCTGGTTTTGGAAAACTTAGGAAAAGAATACAACAAATTGAGAACAATTCTAAACCTATACATGCACCACTTCGAACGGCAGATCAAGCAAAGGTGGAGAGGAAGGTAGCTTATGAAATATCAAAGAAAGAGGTCACGAAGTGGCAGCAAATTATTCAGAGAAATAGAGAAGCACCAACTCTTTTATTTGATGAGAATGTAGATTTAGGGTTTTCAACTGTAGGGGCAATAGCTTCTGAATTTGAACCCAGAACTGAATTTGAGAGGAAAATGGCTGCACTAGTTTCTGATGACAAAGTTATGGAAGCTCATAAAAAGGATGGTTCTAGGCTTCTTGAGATGAACATG GTCTCTGTTGAAGAAGAAAAGGATAGGCAAAGCCGTATTGCTAAAATGCGGAGCCTTCTTTTCCGTCATGAAATGAAGGCAAAGCGTATCAAAAAGATCAAGTCCAAAACATATCATCGTTTGTTGAAGAAAGATAGATTGAAGAGCGAAGTTTCTAAGATTCAAATGGACCCTGAAGCTGCTAAAGAATTTACCATGAAACAAGAGCGCCTGAGAGCTGAG GAGCGTATGACACTCAAACACAAAAACCAGAACCGGTGGGCTAAGCGTATCTTAACACGTGGTTTGAACAGCCAAGATGAAGGAACTCGTGCTGCCATAGCTGAACAACTTCAAAGGCATGCTGACCTGACAAGAAAAATGCACTCTATGAAGGATAGCAGCAGCAGCAGTGATGATAGCAGTGATGAGGATGCTGGAGATTCTGGTTCTGATCAGGATATGGCTTCCAAGGTTTTGAGAAAAGCAATAGAAAAGACAAAGAAAGTGATAGATGAAGATAATGAAACTCCCAAGTCCGGGTTGCTTTCTCTTCCTTTCATG AGGCGTGGattggagaagagaaaagaggcaGTTGTTGAAGAAGCCAACCTTGCTCTTCAAGAATACAAGGATTCCAAGAATAAGCTGGAGAACTCTGTTGGCTCAGAAGAACCAGAAACCACTTCTATCAGTGGCAGAAGAGTGTTTGGAGCATCTAAAACCCATATCTCTGATGCAGGTAATAAGGTGAAATCAGATTACAATTACGGTGGCAGTGACAGTGAGGATGACATAAGGGCCAGTAAAAATGGCAATATAGAGACTGGGGGAAGTAACATTTTGGAGAAAGATGTGAACAGTGATTCAGTCTTGATTCAAGAAGACACTGATAATCATCAGGAATCTGTATTTAAG GACTTTAATGAGATTGTAAAAAATCCTGGGCCAAAAACGACATATGAAGTTTCCTTATTTGTATCAGATACATGGAAAAAG GCTAAAAACAGAAATGAAGACGGCACAAATGGCAAGAAGTCTGCAATTGCTGCAGGACCCGTTAGGCAAGATATAAAA GATACTGTAAAAGAAGCTGAAGAGGATAGTGATACAGATAGTGAAGGACAGATGGTTGACGGAATTCTGACTGCTGGTTCCAATCTATCTTATGAGCTTCCTTCTCAGGAAGAGCTCATTCGGCAAGCTTTTGCGGGGGATGATGTAGAAGATGAGTTTGACAAGTATAAGATGGAGATTCTCAATGAAGAAAATCCCGAGCCAGAAAAGCCTGTATTACTTCCTGGCTGGGGGCAATGGACGCATGTACAGAAAAAGAAAGGTTTACCATCTTGGATGCTGAAAGAGCATGAAAATGCCCAGAAAAAGAGGGAAGAAGCTATTAAGAAGAGAAAGGATGCTCGGCTAAAAAATGTGATAATCTCTGAGAAGATAAATAAGAAG GCTGAGAAACTCCACACAAAAGCATTGCCGTTTCCTTTTACTTCTAAAGAGGCTTTTGAACAGAGCATGCGTGTCCCCATTGGACCAGAATTTAACCCGGCAACTGCAATCGGACCTCTTACCCGGCCTGAA GTGGTGAAGAGACCAGGTGTTATCATAAAACCAATAGAGTTTGAGGAAGTGAATCCAGATGGAAAACCAGAGCAACGGGGTGGAGATAAGCATAGATCCAAGAAAAATAAAGGCAGTGGTGGCAGATCCATGAAGAAAACAACGGTTTAG